The Methylomusa anaerophila genome has a segment encoding these proteins:
- a CDS encoding ABC transporter permease yields MFFNDIYTVFWRDWLVLHRRMTKFILSRMVTPVLYLVAFGWGLGRGIQMNGGSYLNFIVPGIMALNAMNISFNSVASPLNMMRLYHKSFEEYLVAPVGPAAFVIGKILAGTLRGMISCAVIFLLAHFFGATIAIHAGFLLVLMLICALFAAMGVVAAMVIDSHEDMGNFSTYFLLPMSFLCATFFTVDKFPLVLRWIIEILPLTHATYALRILGAGGHTPWPSVAVLGAYAVILTGAGIWTLLHVRD; encoded by the coding sequence ATGTTCTTCAACGATATTTACACGGTATTCTGGCGGGATTGGCTGGTGCTGCACCGCCGCATGACCAAGTTTATCCTGTCGCGGATGGTGACCCCTGTATTGTACCTGGTAGCTTTCGGCTGGGGACTTGGCCGCGGCATCCAGATGAACGGCGGGAGCTATCTTAATTTTATCGTTCCGGGAATTATGGCCCTGAATGCCATGAATATCAGCTTTAACTCTGTAGCCTCACCGCTCAATATGATGCGGCTGTATCATAAATCCTTTGAGGAATACCTGGTTGCTCCGGTTGGTCCGGCAGCCTTTGTGATTGGCAAGATATTGGCAGGCACCTTGCGGGGGATGATATCCTGCGCGGTTATCTTCCTGCTGGCGCATTTTTTTGGCGCCACGATTGCAATTCATGCCGGTTTTTTATTGGTGCTTATGCTGATATGCGCTTTATTTGCCGCCATGGGTGTTGTGGCTGCTATGGTGATTGATTCCCATGAGGATATGGGGAATTTCAGCACTTATTTTCTCCTTCCTATGTCGTTTCTATGTGCAACCTTTTTTACCGTTGACAAATTTCCCCTTGTGTTGCGGTGGATCATTGAAATTTTGCCGCTGACCCATGCAACCTATGCCTTGCGCATCCTCGGAGCAGGCGGCCATACCCCCTGGCCGTCGGTGGCCGTCCTGGGCGCCTATGCGGTCATTCTGACCGGGGCGGGGATTTGGACCTTATTGCATGTACGCGATTGA
- a CDS encoding ATP-binding protein: MHNHKPMNYPFAAIVGQESMKKGLMLNVINPRLSGILIRGEKGTAKSTAVRALAELLPEIDVVADCPYHCDPDQPLMYCPQCHERVEKGEKLPRSKRPMKVVNLPVSATEDRVVGTLDIEHAIKHGEKKFEPGVLAEANRGILYVDEVNLLDDHIVDVLLDAAAMGVNTVEREGVSFSHPAQFILVGTMNPEEGELRPQLLDRFGLCVTIEGIADTAKRVDVIKRRTAFEENQEAFAAQWEEEQSKLRDKIAAAQNLLAAVSHDDDVLFNIADIAIQMGVDGHRADLVMLKAAKALAALNGRDKVERSDVSEVVELALMHRMRKKPFQEIGSEQKKLQEILGHQHAHSHDHSHQHTHTHSHAHGHK, translated from the coding sequence ATGCATAATCATAAACCGATGAACTATCCGTTTGCAGCCATTGTCGGCCAGGAAAGCATGAAAAAAGGTTTGATGCTGAATGTAATCAATCCGCGCCTGTCCGGTATCCTGATCCGGGGGGAAAAGGGAACCGCCAAATCAACGGCAGTGCGGGCCTTGGCCGAATTGCTGCCGGAAATTGATGTGGTGGCCGACTGCCCTTACCACTGTGATCCCGATCAGCCGTTGATGTATTGTCCGCAGTGCCATGAGCGCGTTGAAAAAGGCGAAAAACTGCCGCGGTCCAAACGCCCGATGAAAGTGGTGAACTTGCCGGTATCGGCGACTGAAGACCGGGTTGTCGGCACTCTTGACATTGAACACGCTATTAAACACGGCGAGAAAAAATTCGAACCAGGAGTGTTGGCTGAGGCCAACCGGGGAATTCTCTATGTGGATGAGGTCAATCTCCTGGATGATCATATTGTTGACGTACTTCTCGATGCCGCCGCCATGGGGGTAAATACCGTCGAACGGGAAGGCGTGTCTTTCTCCCATCCGGCCCAGTTTATCCTTGTCGGCACCATGAACCCGGAAGAAGGCGAGCTGAGACCGCAGCTCCTGGACCGCTTCGGGCTGTGCGTAACCATTGAGGGCATTGCCGACACCGCCAAACGCGTGGATGTCATTAAACGCCGGACGGCCTTTGAAGAGAACCAGGAAGCATTCGCGGCGCAGTGGGAAGAAGAACAAAGCAAGCTGCGGGACAAGATAGCAGCGGCGCAAAACTTGTTGGCCGCTGTTAGCCATGATGACGATGTGCTGTTCAATATTGCCGATATCGCCATTCAAATGGGAGTTGACGGACATCGCGCCGACCTGGTGATGCTAAAGGCCGCCAAGGCTTTGGCCGCACTTAACGGCCGGGATAAAGTTGAACGTTCGGACGTTTCTGAAGTCGTCGAGTTGGCCCTTATGCACCGTATGCGAAAAAAACCCTTCCAGGAAATCGGTTCGGAGCAGAAAAAACTACAGGAAATTCTGGGACATCAGCATGCCCATAGTCACGATCATTCCCACCAACATACGCATACGCATTCGCATGCTCATGGGCATAAATGA
- a CDS encoding ABC transporter ATP-binding protein, with the protein MIVIDGLVKKFEERTVVDKLSLHIEQGETFGLLGPNGAGKTTTIRILTMLTKPTAGTVTINGWKLPDNDLEIKNTIGVVPQHLNLDIDLTARENLELHGRLHHMPRDDRRKRIDELLEYVELTDRSHDMVQKFSGGMKRRLMIARALLHRPRILFLDEPTVGLDPQVRRRLWDLVRRLNGDGITVLLTTHYIEEAENLCQRVAILDKGRLIALDSPVELCRRLGEYVVEWNETGVTEYRFFSHRNDAGAFAGNLTADTVIRRSNLEDVFVELTGRKVAG; encoded by the coding sequence ATGATCGTGATCGACGGACTGGTTAAGAAATTTGAGGAGCGCACCGTAGTCGACAAACTCAGCCTGCACATTGAACAAGGGGAAACGTTTGGCCTGTTGGGGCCGAACGGTGCGGGCAAAACGACGACTATCCGCATCTTGACCATGTTGACCAAGCCGACTGCCGGAACGGTCACCATCAATGGCTGGAAACTGCCGGACAATGATTTGGAGATAAAGAACACCATTGGGGTGGTGCCGCAGCATTTGAATCTGGACATTGATTTGACGGCGCGGGAAAACCTGGAACTGCATGGCCGTTTGCACCATATGCCGCGTGATGACCGGCGCAAGCGCATTGATGAACTGCTGGAGTATGTGGAACTGACTGACAGGAGCCATGACATGGTGCAAAAATTTTCCGGCGGCATGAAGCGCCGCCTGATGATTGCCAGAGCCCTCCTGCACCGTCCCCGGATATTGTTTCTGGATGAGCCTACCGTCGGTTTGGACCCGCAGGTGCGGCGGCGCTTGTGGGATTTGGTGCGCCGGTTGAACGGGGATGGCATTACGGTGCTCCTGACCACTCATTATATCGAAGAAGCGGAAAACCTCTGCCAGCGGGTGGCCATCCTTGACAAAGGCAGGCTGATTGCCCTCGACAGCCCGGTGGAGCTGTGCCGGCGTCTGGGGGAATATGTGGTGGAATGGAATGAAACAGGCGTAACCGAATACCGGTTCTTCTCCCACCGGAACGATGCCGGCGCTTTTGCCGGCAACTTAACAGCAGACACAGTCATACGCCGGTCCAACCTGGAAGATGTTTTTGTCGAGTTGACCGGGCGAAAGGTGGCAGGATAA
- a CDS encoding WD40 repeat domain-containing protein: MRLWICGLLLALMLVTAGCSDKDQGLPGGLQAVFTKNGLAVTADKTVAAADIQLSINGDVQPDKGKVLGERTVLFGGNWRTGARYEVKMAGKSWSDAAPARPGILVGGVARLDEFEEFPTINESGSTVFDDAAVAPDGKYIALASYDNRVYVYNRTGKKLWDYGVPNGTPISAVFADDGKTLFIGEASADANLYAFETLSGNLLWKYSFSPIIGQGTNRNPSNRPKVRNLAVSGNMIVAGSEYVQRVVEKAGEKVVVTNPTQSIMMAFDTSTGNTLWRYPAAGVMDTTISRISVSADGQKVLFANYIHANPGSIDTQQYPDGVIRLINGKTGELAAAYTLRPARPTFKWVGINEGINMSPNGKYAAVFIGDNRGMLFDLSEVDLNKKNGNIKPVWLYQVSKIIQVSGVPVYASGNVARVRDDGTVYFMTTATYMADKSFALAPSFTHPDATTLFAYDRSGNILWKWQTEGGLGKARFSADSRYMVAGIYHNYVARKKERSGLYCLDLQAAGPDKLVWFYPTGGVAICGNIAADGTTIAGSESPLRREDGTLTGEHRLHILQ, encoded by the coding sequence ATGCGGTTATGGATATGCGGCTTGCTATTGGCGCTGATGTTAGTAACGGCAGGCTGCAGTGACAAGGACCAAGGTTTGCCGGGCGGGCTGCAGGCCGTCTTCACCAAAAACGGCCTGGCGGTAACTGCCGACAAGACAGTAGCGGCGGCGGACATTCAATTGAGTATTAATGGCGATGTGCAGCCTGATAAAGGAAAAGTATTGGGGGAGCGTACCGTCCTCTTTGGCGGGAATTGGCGGACCGGCGCCAGATATGAAGTGAAAATGGCGGGGAAATCCTGGTCGGATGCGGCGCCGGCCCGGCCCGGAATATTGGTCGGCGGTGTGGCCAGGCTCGATGAGTTTGAGGAGTTTCCGACCATTAATGAATCGGGTTCGACAGTATTTGACGACGCAGCCGTAGCGCCGGACGGGAAATATATTGCGCTGGCCTCTTATGATAACCGGGTGTATGTTTACAACCGGACCGGCAAGAAGCTCTGGGATTACGGCGTTCCCAACGGTACGCCCATCAGTGCGGTCTTTGCCGACGACGGTAAGACACTGTTCATAGGCGAGGCCAGCGCCGACGCCAATCTCTACGCTTTTGAAACGTTATCGGGAAATTTATTATGGAAGTACTCTTTTTCTCCTATCATTGGACAAGGGACAAACCGGAATCCCAGCAACCGGCCCAAGGTGAGAAATCTCGCCGTCAGCGGCAACATGATTGTGGCCGGCAGCGAGTATGTGCAGCGGGTGGTGGAAAAAGCCGGTGAAAAAGTGGTTGTAACCAACCCGACCCAGAGCATTATGATGGCGTTTGACACCTCTACCGGCAATACCCTTTGGCGGTATCCGGCAGCCGGGGTGATGGATACAACTATATCCAGGATCTCAGTTTCCGCCGATGGGCAGAAAGTGCTTTTTGCCAACTACATTCATGCTAATCCGGGTTCGATTGACACCCAGCAGTATCCGGACGGCGTGATCAGGCTCATAAACGGGAAAACGGGAGAACTGGCTGCTGCTTATACATTGCGGCCGGCCCGGCCTACCTTCAAATGGGTCGGAATTAATGAAGGCATTAATATGTCGCCCAACGGGAAGTATGCAGCCGTGTTCATCGGCGACAACCGGGGCATGTTATTTGATTTGTCGGAGGTTGATCTTAACAAAAAGAACGGCAACATCAAGCCGGTATGGTTGTATCAGGTCAGCAAGATTATCCAGGTCAGCGGCGTCCCGGTGTATGCGTCCGGCAATGTGGCGCGGGTCAGGGACGACGGTACGGTCTATTTTATGACAACGGCAACTTATATGGCGGATAAGAGCTTTGCTTTAGCGCCATCTTTCACTCATCCTGACGCCACCACCCTATTTGCTTATGATCGCTCAGGCAATATTCTCTGGAAGTGGCAAACGGAGGGCGGTTTGGGAAAAGCGCGTTTTTCCGCCGACAGCCGCTATATGGTCGCCGGCATATATCATAATTATGTGGCCCGGAAAAAGGAGCGTTCCGGACTTTACTGCCTAGATCTGCAGGCTGCCGGTCCGGATAAGCTGGTATGGTTTTATCCTACCGGCGGGGTTGCGATCTGCGGCAATATTGCCGCGGACGGCACGACGATCGCCGGCAGCGAGTCGCCGCTGCGCCGGGAAGACGGGACGCTGACGGGGGAACACCGGTTGCACATTTTGCAGTGA
- the cobN gene encoding cobaltochelatase subunit CobN: MRIAFLTWGTRLLNIVEAKKLLGFLDLHVCAVKDLENEGKRSRFVRYMEEEADIILLQPQDNEHWHSLVPVIEALRGKKQVACWGKEPAYFLLSSIAGEHVARIQQYMDLEGVENMVGLFSYVAKELAGINVDYGQPRAQLWQGIYGRGLKCFSTMEEYIPWARREGRWSADNKKIGLLFNRQLWMNRNVEVIDALIETFGRKGMDLLPVFSYQAHDKVTSDSWTNEQIVNHYFFRDGQPVIDLFFNIQASRFTEGTEDWDDRETNQVVALFQKLDVPVIQGFLPYHISREEWEKNPHGLGSSAIWYVAMPEFYGMIEPIILASYETPRDETTGITVEKFVPLAERIEKAAARLTRWVALRSKLPQDRRVVFLFNNNPCAGTELSVGGASHLDSLESVARIMAVMKEQGYSIDNMPATGKELIETIMGRKAISDFRWTPVEEIVEKKGALTLFPTEQYREWWRQFPENVRQKMTETWGEPPGQSMVYQDKLVLTGVEYGNALVVVQPKRGCYGPKCDGQVCKILHDPECPPTHQYVASYWYWQKVWGADLLISVGTHGNLEFLPGKSLALSRECYPDLTLGEMPHLYLYSVDNPSEGTIAKRRAAAVLIDYLLPVMTHSGTYDELQELEQLLGEYGTARGNDPARAHSLEHLIVEAIEKANLHQEMHIPPATLHDPKYMAENFPAVVKKAHEALTRIRDTSIADGMHIFGQAPAGDELVEFIASMLKYAGDETQSLRGVILALQGLNYLELKANPGEYPPGYAVSNGELLQEAYLLSQKAVELFLNGETLSGEEVACELLGERVRNAGVLEVFAGFKQIIDSLREKIAGCSREMDSLLHGLEGGYIASGPSGCPTRGRPDVLPTGRNFYSMDPFTIPTKAAWRVGRVLAARMLEKYESEEGCLPENCGIVLSCTDMMWTNGEQTSQILYLLGVEPEWEPNGRIKGYRIIPLAELNRPRIDVTLHISGLVRDCFPMIVEIIDRAVKELAALDEPSEHNYVKKHTLENMEKLKLEKTAAAEAELWRQATFRIFGTRPGTYGSGVNLAVYASAWKDEKDLAEVYVYWNSFAYGEGMDSQGAEAADQLVNQLQTLNVTFRNNPTDEHDLLGCCCYYSYQGGMTLAANVISGRKAKTYYGDTRDPQLPQVVDLADEIRRVVRTKVLNPKWIEGMKRHGYKGAGDIAKRVGRVYGWEATTQEVDDWIFDDIVRTFVLNEENRQFFEENNPWALEDISRRMLEAEKRGLWQADPQVLQELQETYMEIEGWLEERIGDIDGEFQGGSVDMLNMDDVKEWAQKMQGVRQKIHAGVKQ, encoded by the coding sequence ATGAGAATCGCGTTTCTGACGTGGGGAACCAGGCTGCTCAATATTGTGGAGGCCAAAAAACTGCTGGGCTTTTTGGATCTTCACGTTTGCGCCGTCAAGGATTTGGAGAATGAGGGCAAACGCAGCCGGTTTGTGCGCTATATGGAAGAGGAGGCCGATATCATTCTTCTGCAGCCGCAGGACAATGAGCACTGGCATAGTCTCGTACCTGTGATTGAAGCACTGCGGGGAAAAAAGCAGGTGGCTTGCTGGGGCAAGGAACCGGCCTATTTCCTGCTGTCAAGCATTGCCGGCGAGCATGTGGCCCGGATCCAGCAGTACATGGACCTGGAAGGTGTGGAAAACATGGTTGGACTGTTTTCCTACGTTGCCAAGGAACTGGCCGGCATCAATGTGGATTACGGGCAACCCCGGGCACAGTTGTGGCAGGGGATCTACGGCCGCGGACTTAAGTGTTTCAGCACCATGGAGGAGTATATTCCCTGGGCGCGGCGTGAAGGACGCTGGTCTGCGGATAACAAGAAAATAGGCTTGTTATTTAACCGGCAATTATGGATGAACCGCAATGTGGAAGTCATTGACGCCCTGATCGAAACTTTTGGCAGGAAGGGGATGGATCTGCTGCCGGTATTCTCTTATCAGGCCCATGACAAGGTCACCTCTGACAGCTGGACTAATGAACAAATCGTTAATCACTACTTTTTTCGCGACGGCCAACCGGTCATCGATTTGTTCTTTAATATCCAGGCGTCCCGCTTCACCGAAGGGACCGAGGACTGGGACGACCGGGAGACCAACCAGGTGGTTGCGCTGTTTCAAAAGCTGGATGTTCCCGTCATCCAAGGTTTCCTGCCTTATCACATCAGCCGGGAGGAATGGGAGAAAAACCCCCATGGTCTGGGGTCATCGGCCATCTGGTATGTGGCCATGCCTGAGTTTTACGGCATGATTGAACCGATTATCCTGGCCAGCTATGAGACTCCCCGGGACGAGACTACCGGCATCACGGTGGAGAAATTTGTTCCGCTCGCCGAAAGAATTGAGAAAGCCGCCGCCCGGCTGACACGCTGGGTGGCGCTCAGAAGCAAGCTGCCCCAGGACCGGCGGGTTGTCTTCCTGTTCAACAACAATCCCTGCGCCGGTACCGAGCTTAGTGTCGGCGGGGCCTCGCATCTGGATTCCCTGGAAAGCGTGGCCCGGATTATGGCGGTTATGAAGGAGCAGGGCTACAGCATTGACAATATGCCGGCCACAGGCAAAGAACTCATTGAAACCATAATGGGCAGAAAAGCCATATCGGACTTCCGCTGGACGCCGGTGGAGGAGATTGTGGAGAAAAAAGGGGCGCTAACCCTTTTCCCGACCGAACAGTACCGGGAATGGTGGCGGCAGTTTCCGGAAAATGTCCGCCAAAAAATGACTGAAACCTGGGGCGAACCTCCCGGACAATCCATGGTCTATCAGGACAAACTGGTGCTGACCGGGGTGGAATACGGCAATGCACTGGTTGTTGTGCAGCCCAAACGGGGCTGCTACGGACCAAAATGTGACGGTCAGGTGTGTAAAATCCTCCATGACCCGGAGTGCCCGCCTACTCATCAATATGTCGCCAGCTACTGGTATTGGCAAAAGGTTTGGGGCGCCGACCTGTTAATCAGTGTCGGCACACATGGCAACCTGGAGTTCCTGCCGGGAAAATCCCTGGCGTTGTCCCGGGAATGTTATCCGGACCTGACTCTGGGCGAAATGCCGCATCTATATCTGTACAGCGTGGACAATCCTTCGGAAGGGACGATAGCCAAACGGCGGGCGGCAGCGGTGCTTATTGATTATCTGCTGCCGGTTATGACCCACAGCGGCACTTATGATGAACTCCAGGAACTTGAGCAGCTGTTAGGGGAGTATGGAACGGCCCGGGGAAATGACCCGGCGCGGGCTCATTCCCTGGAACACTTGATTGTCGAGGCGATAGAAAAAGCCAACCTGCACCAGGAGATGCACATTCCGCCGGCAACGCTGCACGACCCCAAATACATGGCCGAGAATTTCCCGGCGGTTGTAAAAAAAGCCCATGAGGCGCTGACCCGTATCCGCGATACTTCCATTGCCGACGGCATGCATATTTTCGGGCAGGCGCCGGCAGGCGATGAATTGGTAGAATTCATTGCCTCCATGTTGAAATATGCCGGCGATGAAACCCAGTCGCTGCGCGGCGTTATCCTGGCATTACAAGGACTGAATTATCTGGAGCTCAAAGCCAATCCCGGCGAATATCCGCCAGGCTATGCCGTCAGCAATGGGGAACTGTTGCAGGAAGCCTATCTGTTGTCCCAAAAAGCGGTGGAATTGTTCCTGAACGGGGAGACACTGAGCGGCGAAGAAGTTGCCTGTGAACTGCTGGGCGAGCGTGTTAGGAATGCCGGAGTTTTAGAGGTATTTGCCGGGTTTAAACAAATAATTGACAGCCTCAGAGAAAAAATCGCCGGCTGCAGCCGGGAAATGGACAGTTTACTGCATGGCCTGGAAGGCGGGTATATCGCCAGCGGTCCTTCCGGCTGTCCGACCCGGGGCCGTCCTGATGTACTGCCTACCGGACGGAATTTCTACAGCATGGACCCCTTTACCATACCGACCAAGGCCGCCTGGCGGGTGGGGCGGGTTTTGGCCGCCCGCATGCTGGAGAAGTACGAAAGCGAGGAAGGCTGCCTGCCGGAAAACTGCGGCATTGTCCTTTCCTGCACGGATATGATGTGGACGAACGGGGAGCAAACCTCTCAGATCCTTTACTTGCTTGGTGTGGAACCGGAATGGGAGCCAAATGGGCGCATTAAAGGTTACCGGATCATACCACTGGCGGAACTAAACCGCCCCCGTATTGACGTAACCTTACATATCAGCGGCCTGGTGCGCGATTGCTTCCCGATGATTGTGGAAATCATTGACCGGGCGGTAAAAGAGCTGGCCGCTCTTGACGAGCCAAGCGAGCACAATTATGTCAAAAAGCATACGCTGGAAAACATGGAGAAGCTAAAACTGGAAAAAACCGCAGCCGCTGAAGCCGAGCTTTGGCGGCAGGCCACCTTCCGGATTTTCGGCACACGGCCGGGTACGTATGGTTCAGGTGTTAATCTGGCGGTCTATGCCAGCGCCTGGAAGGATGAAAAGGACCTGGCCGAGGTGTATGTGTACTGGAACAGCTTTGCCTATGGCGAAGGGATGGACAGTCAGGGCGCCGAGGCCGCCGATCAACTGGTCAACCAACTCCAGACGCTGAACGTCACCTTCCGCAACAATCCGACCGATGAGCATGACCTGTTGGGCTGTTGCTGCTACTACAGCTATCAGGGCGGCATGACGCTGGCGGCCAATGTGATATCCGGCCGGAAGGCCAAAACGTACTATGGCGACACCCGCGACCCGCAATTGCCTCAGGTTGTTGATTTGGCTGACGAGATTCGCCGGGTAGTGCGCACCAAGGTGCTTAACCCGAAATGGATTGAAGGCATGAAACGGCATGGCTACAAAGGCGCCGGTGATATAGCCAAACGCGTTGGCCGGGTCTATGGCTGGGAGGCAACCACCCAGGAAGTGGATGACTGGATCTTTGACGACATTGTCCGAACCTTTGTGCTGAACGAGGAAAACAGGCAATTCTTCGAAGAGAACAACCCCTGGGCGCTGGAGGACATCAGCCGCCGCATGCTGGAAGCCGAGAAGCGGGGTTTATGGCAGGCCGATCCCCAGGTGCTGCAAGAACTGCAGGAGACCTATATGGAGATCGAAGGCTGGCTGGAAGAACGCATCGGCGATATCGACGGCGAATTCCAGGGCGGGTCCGTCGATATGCTGAACATGGATGATGTAAAAGAGTGGGCGCAAAAAATGCAGGGCGTCAGACAAAAAATACATGCCGGAGTAAAGCAGTAA
- a CDS encoding putative cobaltochelatase: MEQSNKQRRVIYPFAALAGQEDLQLGLLLHAVNPRLGGILIRGEKGTAKSTAVRGLAEMLPAMEAVAGCPYHCDPADRSRACGQCRSHEGEFNTFTMTVPVVDIPVSATEDRVVGSLDFEQAIKAGQRAFLPGLMGEANRGIIYVDEINLLDDHIVDVLLDAAASGLNVVEREGVSITHPAEFILVGTMNPEEGDLRPQLLDRFALCVEVTGLTDREARVEIIKRREAFETDPARFREHWRQEQDILRKKVGAARKLLPAVALPEERYSLIGRLCAEAHAAGHRADIVLVRAAVTYAAWLGHREVTEADVLAIAPLVLAHRRRQPPEESETQPQEQEQPEPPEDQNEDQEQEEQGNPPPPPPENQQEEERQEDQRDEKDNNSKAKPSTEVVFALGKPFAVKRITLNKDRQPRRGSGRRSRTKTDSSTGRYVRSTSHRERDDLAIDATIRAAAPFQRSRRSNGMALVIETGDIREKVREKRIGNFMLFVVDASGSMGAKQRMIETKGAILSLLQDAYQKRDRVAMVAFKGDQAEVLLPPTNSVELAQKCLVELPVGGKTPLAAGLIKAQEVVRQHLKRSPHMRPIVVILSDGKANVAMAEDKPLAEAHRAAANMREEFDIKYIVVDTEQKGLLSFGKAQELATRLGAECYTIDQLKVDSLVNIVRGALA, from the coding sequence ATGGAACAGTCAAACAAACAGCGCCGGGTTATTTACCCCTTTGCGGCGCTGGCCGGACAAGAGGATTTGCAGCTGGGGCTATTGCTCCATGCCGTTAATCCCCGGTTGGGAGGAATATTGATTCGCGGTGAGAAAGGAACGGCAAAATCGACGGCGGTCCGCGGTCTGGCTGAGATGCTGCCGGCTATGGAAGCTGTTGCCGGCTGCCCTTATCACTGTGATCCTGCGGACAGAAGCAGAGCCTGCGGCCAATGCCGCAGCCATGAAGGCGAATTTAACACCTTCACGATGACCGTACCGGTCGTTGATATTCCCGTGTCGGCTACAGAAGACCGGGTGGTTGGCAGTCTGGATTTCGAACAGGCGATTAAGGCCGGTCAGCGGGCCTTCCTGCCCGGGCTTATGGGAGAAGCCAACCGGGGCATCATTTACGTTGATGAAATCAACCTGCTGGACGATCACATTGTGGATGTGCTTCTGGATGCCGCCGCCAGCGGCCTGAATGTAGTTGAACGGGAAGGCGTCAGCATTACCCATCCGGCGGAATTTATCCTGGTGGGAACCATGAATCCGGAGGAAGGTGACTTAAGGCCGCAGCTATTAGACCGTTTTGCCCTTTGTGTTGAAGTAACCGGTCTTACCGACCGGGAGGCGCGGGTGGAAATCATTAAGCGCCGCGAGGCTTTTGAAACCGATCCGGCCCGGTTCCGGGAACACTGGCGGCAAGAGCAGGATATATTGCGGAAAAAGGTCGGCGCGGCCCGGAAACTGCTGCCGGCAGTGGCGTTGCCGGAAGAACGGTATTCCCTGATCGGCCGGCTCTGCGCCGAAGCCCATGCCGCCGGCCACCGGGCGGATATCGTGCTGGTGCGGGCCGCCGTAACTTATGCCGCGTGGCTTGGGCACCGGGAGGTAACGGAAGCGGATGTGCTGGCGATAGCGCCGCTGGTGCTGGCGCACCGCCGCCGTCAGCCGCCGGAAGAGTCGGAAACGCAGCCGCAGGAACAGGAGCAGCCTGAGCCGCCTGAGGATCAGAATGAAGATCAGGAACAGGAAGAGCAGGGCAATCCGCCGCCGCCTCCGCCTGAGAACCAGCAGGAAGAGGAGCGGCAGGAGGATCAAAGGGACGAAAAAGATAACAACAGCAAGGCCAAACCGTCTACCGAGGTAGTCTTTGCCCTTGGCAAACCTTTTGCCGTCAAGCGCATTACCCTGAACAAAGACCGTCAGCCCAGACGCGGCTCAGGCCGGCGTTCGCGCACCAAAACCGATTCCAGCACCGGCCGCTATGTACGCAGCACCAGCCACCGTGAACGGGATGACCTGGCTATTGACGCCACCATCCGGGCCGCGGCGCCTTTCCAGCGCAGCCGCCGCTCAAACGGCATGGCGCTGGTCATTGAAACCGGTGACATCCGGGAAAAAGTCCGGGAGAAGCGCATCGGCAACTTTATGTTGTTTGTCGTCGATGCCAGCGGTTCGATGGGGGCCAAGCAACGCATGATCGAGACCAAGGGCGCGATATTGTCTTTATTGCAGGACGCTTATCAAAAACGGGACCGGGTTGCCATGGTGGCGTTTAAAGGGGATCAGGCTGAGGTGCTGCTGCCGCCGACCAATAGCGTCGAATTGGCGCAAAAATGTCTGGTTGAGCTGCCGGTTGGCGGGAAGACGCCGTTAGCGGCAGGACTGATTAAAGCGCAGGAAGTCGTAAGACAGCACCTTAAACGCAGTCCGCACATGCGCCCCATTGTCGTGATTTTGTCCGACGGCAAGGCGAATGTCGCCATGGCTGAGGACAAACCGCTGGCGGAGGCTCACCGGGCGGCCGCGAACATGCGCGAAGAGTTTGATATTAAGTATATTGTGGTTGACACCGAACAGAAAGGCCTGCTGTCCTTCGGCAAGGCGCAAGAGCTGGCAACCCGTCTGGGAGCTGAGTGCTATACAATTGATCAGTTGAAAGTTGATAGTCTGGTAAATATAGTTCGCGGCGCCCTGGCTTAA